The DNA sequence TCCAGTCCTTCACCGGCGCGGTCAAGGCCTTGGTAATAAATGGAAGCTACGGGGCCTTTTGTATTTCGACAAACTTCTTTGGCTGCTTCGACACCTCCAGAAGCCAATGCGTCTTCGACTTGTTGTCTCAACTTGGAAGAATTCGTGCTTGCCAAATTTAGATAGATGATTCTTTCAATAGCGACGGCCAAGCCCAATATCAAGCACAAAAGAACGATGCCCATGAATGCAGGGCCCCCTTGAATAAACTGTTCTTTCAATACTTGTGTAAAACCTTTGCTGGCTTCAGCAGCAGCTTCATCTTGCAATAAGGCGGCAGATGCCGTAGTAGTGCTTAAGATAAACATTCCGGCAGTAGCCAGAGTAAAGGATATTTTTTTCATTTTCTCAAACTTAAATTTTAGTTAGTTAATAATGTTAAAGATAAAAAAATTTTGTTACCAAAAAATAAAGATCGTAGCAGAGAGGAAGGGATTCGAACCCTCGATCCGCCGTTGAGCGGATACACACTTTCCAGGCGTGCGCCTTCGACCACTCGGCCACCTCTCTATTTACAAATAGTTAGGCCGAACAATAAACAAAAATTTTGGCATTAAACGAAATTTAAGGCGTTAATTTTGGTTCATTTCTCCTCGTAGAACCGTTTCAAATTTAGTTTTGAAGCTGTCATTTGAAAACCCATTGGCCAAAAGCCACATAGCCTTGGTTACCGCGGCTTCAGTAGTAATATCCTTACCGTTAACGAGTTGTAACTGCATCAATCGACGACTGCTTTCATACTTGCCCATGACCACACTACCACCAGAACATTGGGTAACATTTATGACATGCAGCCCTTTCTCGATAGCCCTTTTCAACTCATCGAGAAACCAATCATCAATTGGGGCATTGCCCGATCCGTAAGTTTCAAGAACCAAGGCTTTTAGGCCATCAGCCCCCAGGGCAGCTTTTAAAAATTTTTGCCCCATACCCGGGAACAGTTTTAACACCCCGACATTGGCGTCCATTTTTTTGTGGGCCCTAAAAGGCCTTGACCCATTATCTTCTTTGTATAAATAAGTATGGTTGAGTTTCAGATGAACGCCAGACTCTGCCAAGGGTGGATGGTTCATCGAGGCGAAGGCTTGAAAGTGTTCGGCGTTGATCTTTGTGGTTCTGTTGGCCCGGTACAATTTATATTCAAAGTACAGGCAAACCTCTTGCACCATTGCCTCGCCATTATCACGGAGTGATGCTATCTGTATGGAAGTAATCAAATTCTCTTTGGCATCGGTGCGCAAATCACCAATGGGCAACTGCGAACCTGTGAGAATAACCGGTTTTGATAGGTTTTCAAGCATAAAACTGAGTGCTGAACCCGAGTAGCTCATGGTATCGCTACCATGTAATACGACAAACCCATCAAAAGCATGGTAGTTATCTTCAATCAGGGTGGCGATGGTGGCCCAATGCTTCGGATTCATATTCGATGAATCGATGGGCCTAGAGAAAGTGATTCCCTCAAGATTACAATCCAATTGGTGCAATTCTGGTATATTGGCGATAAGCTCATCAAAATCGAACGCTCTCAAGGCACCGGTCTTGTAATCTTTGACCATGCCTATAGTACCCCCTGTATAAATCAATAGAATATTGGCTTTTCTACCCATTGATGTCGTTTAAATGCCAAAAACTGCTTTAGAGTTTTCAGTGGTTATTGCCGCAATCTCGCCTTTAGGCATATCATATATCAAACTCAACTTTTCCAACACTAAGGTCAAATAGGCACTTTCGTTACGCTTTCCTCTATAGGGCACTGGCGCCAAATAAGGTGAATCGGTCTCCAGAACAATATGCCTCAAATCGATTTGATTCAAGAATTGGTCAATTTTGCCGTTCTTGAAAGTGACCACCCCCCCGATGCCAAGCTTCATATTGTACCCAATAGCTTTTTCAGCTTGTTCCTTTGTTCCTGTGAAGCAATGAAAAATACCGTACAGATCATCGTCCTTTTCTTGCTCTAAGATCTCAAAAATGTCATCAAATGATTCCCTGCAGTGTATTACAACGGGGAGCCTGTTCTTTTTCGCCAAGCGAATTTGATGCACAAATGCTTCTTGCTGTTGTTTCAGAAAGGTTTTGTCCCAGTAGAGGTCAATACCGGTTTCTCCTATGGCATAGCATTTGTGTTGTTCCAGTACCTTCTCGACGTGCCCGAGCTCTTCTTTGTAATTCTCTTTGACATGGGTAGGGTGTAACCCGGCCATCAAAAAAACATTTTCAGGATATTCTTTTTCTAACCGAATCATTGCCTCGGTATAGCCCGAATCAATAGCCGGCACAAAAAAACGTTTTACTCCAGCATCAAGTGCTCGCCCCATCATTACGTCACGGTCTTCATCAAAGGCCTCACTGTACAGATGGGTATGCGTATCGGTCAAGATCATGACGCAAAAATAGGTTTATCTTTACGAAATGAAATCGCTACGAAAATTTCTTCAAAAAAAAGATTACATCAAGGTGCCTTTGGTGTTTACCGAAACCAAACATTTTGAACTCTCTGCAAAGATAAATGGTGTGTCAGGCCGTTTCATTCTCGATACCGGTGCCTCGAATACTTGTATCGGAATCGACAAAATCGAGTTCTTCAAAATGGCCTCAAAAGAATCAGAGATCAAGGCAGCAGGGGCAGGAGCCATTGATATGGACACGCTTATCTCTACCAAAAATCATATTGAAATCGGCGACTGGAAAAGAAGAAAACAAAAAGTAGTGCTTTTTGATCTTGTTCATGTGAACCAGGCATTGACGAACCATAGTGCATTGCCCGTAGACGGTATCATCGGTGCCGACATCCTCAAAAAAGGAAAGGCTGTCATCGATTACGACAAGAAATGCCTCTATCTCAGAATCAAAAAGTCTTAAAGTTCCAAGGCTTTTTTTACATCGCCATCCATCAACAATTCCACCGGGTCTTCGAGTGCTTCCTTCACGGCGACCAAGAATCCGACCGACTCACGGCCATCAATGATGCGGTGGTCATATGACAATGCAACGTACATGACCGGCGCAATGACAACGGCCCCATCTTTGGCAATGGGCCGCTCAACGATGTTGTGCATCCCCAAAATACCACTTTGGGGCGGATTGATGATCGGTGTCGAGAGCATGGAACCAAAAACACCGCCGTTGGATATGGTGAATGTGCCGCCCGTCATTTCGTCGACGGTTATCTGACCTTCACGTGCCCTAATGGCCAATCGCTTTACCTCGGCCTCAACACCCCTAAATGTGAGATTCTCGGCATTACGTATTACGGGCACCATCAATCCTTTGGGCCCAGAGACGGCAATGCTGATATCACAGAAGTCATAAGAAATCATTTCTTTTCCATCAATCATCGAATTGACCGCAGGGTACATCTGTAGCGCACGAATCACCGCTTTGGTAAAGAACGACATAAAACCCAAACTGACCCCATGTTTTTCTTTGAACGTTTCTTTGTATTGTTTTCTGAGTTCAAAGATGGGCGACATATCGACCTCATTGAAGGTGGTCAACATGGCCGTCTCGTTCTTGGCGGCAACCAAACGTTCTGCCACTTTTCGGCGAAGCAATGATAATTTAGAGCGGGTCTCACCCCTATTGCCCCCTGTCGGGGTACCCATTGAAGGCACAGCTTTCATCGCATCGTCTTTGGTAATGCGGCCATCGCGACCCGTACCTGGGACTTCTTTGGCATCAATGCCCTTTTCATCCAAAATCTTTTTAGCCGCTGGTGAAGGGGTGCCAGAAGCGTAGGTTTCTTTTTGGGGTTCTTCTTTTTTAGGAGCTTCTTCTTTTTTGGGAGCTTCCTCTTTGTTTTCTTTTGTGGTTTCAGTTTTTGAATCACTGCCCCCTTCTGGTTTTTTGGCGCCCGTATCTATAAGGCACACTATTTCGCCCACAGCTACGGCATCACCCTCTTCGGCCTTAAGGGTAATGACCCCACTTTCCTCTGCTGGCAATTCTAACGTTGCCTTATCTGAATCGACTTCGGCAATGGCTTGGTCTTTTTCTACGTAATCGCCATCTTCGACCAACCACTCGGCTATTTCTACTTCAGTTATCGATTCACCCGGCGAGGGAACTTTCATTTCTAAAACCATCTCTGATCACTTTATATCAAGTTCTTATTTTCTAATTGCAAAATTATCTTTTGTCTTGTCAAAAACATAATCGATGACCTGTGCATGCCTTCTTTGCGAACGAACAGCACTACCGGCCGCCGGTGCACCATAAAATCTTCTTGAGGCTACCCTAAAATTCTTGGCCTCGTCGAGATGCATCAGCAAATGGCCCCAAGCACCCATATTGCGGGGTTCTTCTTGTGCCCAGACCACTTCTTCGGCGTTTTTGTATTTTTTGATGATTGCCCCTATTTTTTCAGTTGGAAGTGGAAAAAGTTGCTCAAGGCGTACCAAAGCCACATCTTCTCGCCCCAACTCATCGCGTTTTGCCAATAGGTCGTAGTAAAATTTGCCCGTGCAGAAAACGAGTGATCTTACCTTATCTGCCTTGACCAAGCTATCATCGATGATCTCTTGAAAACTGCCTTTTGCCAAATCTTCTTTGGTCGAGACCACCTTTGGATGCCTTAACAGGCTTTTAGGGGTCAGCACCACCAAAGGTTTTCTGAAATCCGCTTTCATTTGACGCCTCAATAAATGGAACATATTGGCAGGTGTGGTCACGTCGGCCACATACATATTGTCTTTCGCACATAGCTGAAGGTAGCGCTCCATACGAGCGGAAGAGTGTTCGGCCCCCTGCCCTTCATAACCATGGGGAAGCAGCAGTACCAAGCCATTTTGCAGTTTCCATTTGTCTTCGGCAGCTGACAGGTATTGATCGATCACTATTTGTGCGCCATTGCTGAAATCACCGAACTGTGCCTCCCAAATTGTCAGGGTCTTTGGGCTTGCCATGGCATAGCCATAATCAAAGCCCATGACCGCATACTCAGAAAGTAGCGAATTATAGATGTGGAACGTACCATTTTGGTTTTTTCCCATTTCATTCAACAATATCACTTCTTCTTCGTGCATCTCGGTCTTAATGACCGCATGACGGTGGGAAAAGGTTCCTCTTTCAACATCTTGACCGGTCATTCGCACATCAAAACCCTCTTCGATCAACGATGCATAGGCCAATAACTCACCCATGGCCCAATCAAGTTTGTTGTCTTCAAAGTACATCTTGTGCCTGCTTTCGACCAATCGAACCAGTTTTCTTAGAAATTTCTTTTCTTCGGGAAGCTTGGTAATGCTCTCAGCTACTTCGTTCAACTTCTTTAGGTCATATGAAGTATCGATATCGGCAAGCATGGGTTTTTCCGTCACCCGTTTGAAACCCTCCCATTCATCTTGCATGAAGGGTGTGATTCGGGTTTTTTCAACTTTTCGGGAATCCATTAAATCTTCCTCCAGTTGCTTTTTGTATTCTTTCTCAAGGGTCTTTACATAGTTCTCATCGATGATTCCCTGATCCATCAATTTCTGGGCATAGATATCCCTCGGATTGGGATGCTTGGAAATTGATTTATAAAGCAAAGGTTGGGTAAATTTAGGCTCATCGCCTTCATTATGACCATATTTTCTATACCCCAGCATATCTAAAAACACATCTCTCTTGAAGCGCATGCGATATTCCAAGGCAAAAATTGCGGCATGTACCACTGCCTCTGCATCATCTGCATTGATGTGCATAACGGGAGACAAGGTCACTTTTCCGACATCGGTACAATAGGTCGAAGACCGTGCGTCAAGGTAATTGGTGGTAAAACCGATTTGATTGTTTACCACAATGTGTATGGTGCCCCCTGTGTGGTACCCATCTAATTGGGCCATCTGAATCACCTCATATACGACACCCTGGGCTGCAAACGCGGCATCTCCATGTACCAAAATGGGCAGTACCTCAGAAATATTTTCTTGATGTGAGCTATCTTGTTTTGCACGGCTTATGCCCTCTACCACTGCATTGACCGTTTCAAGGTGTGATGGGTTCGGTGCAATGTTCATGTTGACCATTTTGCCCGAATCGGTCTCTCGCATTGATGTCCATCCCAGATGGTATTTTACGTCACCATCAAAAATTGTTTCTTCATAATCCTTACCATCAAACTCACTGAAAACATCTTTGGGCGACTTGCCGAAAATATTCGTCAGTACGTTCAATCGGCCCCGGTGAGCCATTCCCATTACAAATTGTTTTACCCCGGCATTGGCAGCCTTTTCGATAATGACATCCAAAGCGGGAATAAGAGATTCTCCGCCTTCTAGGGAGAACCGTTTCTGGCCAACATATTTTGTGTGCAGAAAACTTTCAAAAGAAACGGCTTCATTGAGTTTTCCGAGGATGTGCTTTTTTTGACCCGATGAAAAACTTGGGTGGTTGTCATTGACATTGAGCCAATTTTGAATCCACTGAACAAGCTCGGGCTTTCGAATGTACATGTATTCGACCCCAATGGCATCGCAATAGATACGCTCGAGGTGCTCGATTATTTTTCGCAACGGGTTCGAACCGATACCGATAATGCTGCCTGCATCGAACACGGTATCAAGGTCATTTTCGGCAAGTCCGAAATTTTCAATGTCTAGGGTGGGCAAATATTTGCGCCTTTCCCTAACGGGATTGGTCTTTGTGAACAAATGGCCTCTCGTTCGATACCCATCTATCAAACGGATGACCTGAAACTCTTTCTGTAACGACTGGGGCACCTCGACCAGTTGCCCATTGACCGTTGCCGTTGCACCGTTTGAAGAAGTCGCTATGTCAAGATCGTCAAGTGAACTTTCCAATCCAAAATCAAAACCCTGAAAAAAAGCCCTCCAACTGGGCTCAACACTATCGGGACTGGTCAAATATCTGTCATAGAGCTCAGCAAAAAAAGAGGTATGGGCCGCGTTTAAAAACGAGTATTTATCCATTGCAATTATGCCGCTAAAATGGTATCACAAAATTTAACCAAAAGTACAACAAATACGCCATATAGCTGTATATTGAAAATAAAATACCGTTATATGACTGCGTTCAGCCCCAAGGCCATTTTGGGCATGTATATTTTATCACTGTTTTCGATTACCGTCATATCTGCACAGCAAAATCAGAGCGATTTTTGGAGCCGCGTTCGACTTGGGGGTGGGTTCGGGCTTGGCTTTGGCAACAACACCTTTAACCTTCAAGTTGCGCCCAGTGGCATCTATCAGGCAAATGATCATTTTGCAACGGGGGTCGGATTGCAATTGAATTATTCGAAATTTGGAGATGATACGTTTTTGGCATATGGTGCCTCTTTTATGAATTTCTACAACCCTGTTAGGCCAATACAGCTTTCGGCTGAGCTAGAACAATGGCGTGTTAACCTTTCGTCAGATGGTGTGACGGGCGTTGCTGTTGATGATAATTATTGGTTGACAGCGTTGTTTTTGGGGATAGGATATACTAATGGAAATGTCACTTTTGGCATTCGGTACGACGTACTATATGATGATGAGCGAAGCATCTATGTCGATCCACTGATGCCCTTCATACGTGTCTATTTTTAGTCTTGGCCAAAAGAAGACCTTGACCAAACCTTCTGCCATTCACGCTTTAGTACCAGAAAAGCAACTCCCTCGGCGACTTTTACAATATCGTCTGAATCAATTTTTTTAAATTCCTTTTCTGGGACATCGACCACATAGAGCAAGTTGAGATAGTCATCAAAATGCTCTAACAAAAGCACATACAATTTCTCTTTCAACAACAATAACAGGTCTTGGGGCTTGACGCTTGACGACAGCTTGAAATCGATGCCGGCCAATACAAAGTCTTTCTTCAGTTGTTCGACCAAACCTTGATAAAGTTGTTTTGTTTGGGCTTTTTGCAAAAGTTCCAAACCACTCTCTAAGTACATATATCGACCTGAAAATTTATTTGCCAATGGTGGTTGTCCGCCCCTTCGTTGATAAGGAAGTTTATTTTCTGATTTTTTGTTCCCATTTCCAAGCCGAGGCCATGGCATCATCAAGAGTAGAGAGGGCTTTCCATCCCAAGACTTCGTTTGCCTTTTTGGTATCGGCATAAGCTTGAATGACGTCGCCAGGTCGTCGAGCTACCACCTTGTTGTTCAGTTTTTTGCCCGCTACACGTTCAAAACTTTGAATGACCTCCAATACCGAGCTTCCTTGTCCCGTACCAAGGTTGAACACTTCAAAATTTTCTTCATTTTTCTCCTCAAGAAGTCGCTGTAGTGCCACTACGTGCGCCTTGGCCACATCGACCACGTGTATATAATCCCTGATACAAGTGCCATCAGGTGTCGGATAATCATCACCAAAGACCGAAAGCTGTTCGCGCAAGCCTACCCCGGTCTGGGTAATAAAGGGTACAAGGTTCTGGGGCACTCCGATGGGCAATTCGCCTATCTCGGCACTAGGGTGCGCCCCGATAGGGTTAAAGTAACGAAGTGCAATGGCCGCCAATTGCGGATTCACCTTGCACGTATCACTGATAATCTCTTCACCGATCTGTTTTGTGTTGCCGTAAGGAGATTCTGCAGCTTTCACCGGTGCATTTTCAGTGATGGGCAACTCATCGGCTTGGCCATAGACCGTACACGAAGAGCTAAAAATAAAATTGGCCCTACCCTTTTTTACCAATTCTTGAAGTAGATATACCAAAGTGCCCAAATTGTTCTCATAATATAGCAAGGGCTTCTCAACACTTTCACCAACGGCCTTGGAAGCCGCAAAATGAATGACCCCCGCAATGTCATCATACTCTGAGAAAAAATCGCGCACTTTCTGTTTATCGCGCAGATCCATTTGTTCGAAAATGGGTTCTTTGCCCGTGATGGATTCAATTCCGTTCAATACTTCTTTGGAAGAATTTGAAAGGTTGTCGATAATGATCACCTCAAAACCCTCATTCTGAAGCTCAACCACAGTATGCGAGCCTATGAAGCCGAGACCACCGGTCACTAGTATTTTCATGTCAGTCGTTAACGAATTTTATTACCAAATCGGTTATGAAGTCAATCTGCTCATCATCAAGCTCGGTGTGCATGGGCAGTGAAATTACTTCTTGGACCAATTGATTGGTAACCTTGAAATCATCTTCATTGTATCGCTCATCTGCGTACGCCTTCTGTTTGTGCAACGGAATCGGATAGTAAACACCACAGGGTACACCATTGTCATTCAAATGTTGTACCAGGGCATCTCTTTTGCCATTGGTGATGCGCAAGGTATATTGGTGAAAAACATGGCAATCGCAGGTGTCACATATACCATCACAATCATTCACCGTTTTTGGTCTTATGATATGTTTTTGATCCCCGAAAGCCGTGTCATACTTTTGGGCCGCATTTCTCCTTTCTTGGTTATACTCATCAAGTCTCGGAAGTTTTGCCCGCAAAACGGCTGCCTGAATACTGTCCAATCTTGAGTTGACGCCCACTACATCATGATGGTAGCGCACATACATGCCATGGTTTACAATGCCCCGAATGATATTGGCCAAATCATCATCATTGGTGAAAATGGCCCCACCATCACCATAGCATCCCAAATTTTTGGAAGGGAAGAAAGAGGTAGAGGCCACATGGCCTATGGTACCTGCTTTTTGCTTTTCTCCATTTTTTGAGATATGCGCGGCGCCTATTGCCTGTGCGTTGTCTTCGATGACAAATAGATTATGCTTCTTGGCCAAATCCATCAAGGCATCCATATCGGCGCACTGCCCAAAAAGGTGTACGGGCACAATGGCCTTTGTCTTCGGCGTTATGGCCCTTTCGACCGCCTTGACATCAATGTTGAAGGTGTCAGGGTCTACATCGACCAGCACGGGCGTCAAATTTAACAGTGCAATGACCTCAACGGTGGCCGCAAAGGTGAAATCGGCAGTAATGACCTCATCACCGGGCTGAAGGCCCAAGCCCATCATACAGATCTGTAGGGCATCGGTACCATTGGCACAGGGAATCACATGCTTGACCCCCAAATAATTTTCCAGTTCTTTTTGAAAAGCGTGCACATCCGGGCCGTTGATAAATGCCGAAGAATCCAGTACGTTTGAGATTGATGAATTTATCTGGTCTTTTATTCCCTCATACTGGCCTTTGAGGTCAACCATCTGTATTTTTCGCATGGGAAGTAATTATGGTGCAAAATTAAGAAAATATGGCACCTTAATGCGATTTGGTTCAAAGAAATGTATTTTAGCGCAAAGTCGTCATAGTGCATTCACTCTACAACATG is a window from the Muricauda sp. SCSIO 65647 genome containing:
- a CDS encoding MotA/TolQ/ExbB proton channel family protein, translating into MKKISFTLATAGMFILSTTTASAALLQDEAAAEASKGFTQVLKEQFIQGGPAFMGIVLLCLILGLAVAIERIIYLNLASTNSSKLRQQVEDALASGGVEAAKEVCRNTKGPVASIYYQGLDRAGEGLESAEKAVVAYGGVQMGQLEKNVSWLSLFIAIAPMLGFMGTVIGMIQAFQKIAAVGNLSASLIAGDIQVALLTTVFGLITAIILQIFYNYIIAKIDSIVNDMEDSSIALIDMLAAHKK
- a CDS encoding asparaginase, yielding MGRKANILLIYTGGTIGMVKDYKTGALRAFDFDELIANIPELHQLDCNLEGITFSRPIDSSNMNPKHWATIATLIEDNYHAFDGFVVLHGSDTMSYSGSALSFMLENLSKPVILTGSQLPIGDLRTDAKENLITSIQIASLRDNGEAMVQEVCLYFEYKLYRANRTTKINAEHFQAFASMNHPPLAESGVHLKLNHTYLYKEDNGSRPFRAHKKMDANVGVLKLFPGMGQKFLKAALGADGLKALVLETYGSGNAPIDDWFLDELKRAIEKGLHVINVTQCSGGSVVMGKYESSRRLMQLQLVNGKDITTEAAVTKAMWLLANGFSNDSFKTKFETVLRGEMNQN
- a CDS encoding TatD family hydrolase; this translates as MILTDTHTHLYSEAFDEDRDVMMGRALDAGVKRFFVPAIDSGYTEAMIRLEKEYPENVFLMAGLHPTHVKENYKEELGHVEKVLEQHKCYAIGETGIDLYWDKTFLKQQQEAFVHQIRLAKKNRLPVVIHCRESFDDIFEILEQEKDDDLYGIFHCFTGTKEQAEKAIGYNMKLGIGGVVTFKNGKIDQFLNQIDLRHIVLETDSPYLAPVPYRGKRNESAYLTLVLEKLSLIYDMPKGEIAAITTENSKAVFGI
- a CDS encoding TIGR02281 family clan AA aspartic protease codes for the protein MKSLRKFLQKKDYIKVPLVFTETKHFELSAKINGVSGRFILDTGASNTCIGIDKIEFFKMASKESEIKAAGAGAIDMDTLISTKNHIEIGDWKRRKQKVVLFDLVHVNQALTNHSALPVDGIIGADILKKGKAVIDYDKKCLYLRIKKS
- the odhB gene encoding 2-oxoglutarate dehydrogenase complex dihydrolipoyllysine-residue succinyltransferase translates to MVLEMKVPSPGESITEVEIAEWLVEDGDYVEKDQAIAEVDSDKATLELPAEESGVITLKAEEGDAVAVGEIVCLIDTGAKKPEGGSDSKTETTKENKEEAPKKEEAPKKEEPQKETYASGTPSPAAKKILDEKGIDAKEVPGTGRDGRITKDDAMKAVPSMGTPTGGNRGETRSKLSLLRRKVAERLVAAKNETAMLTTFNEVDMSPIFELRKQYKETFKEKHGVSLGFMSFFTKAVIRALQMYPAVNSMIDGKEMISYDFCDISIAVSGPKGLMVPVIRNAENLTFRGVEAEVKRLAIRAREGQITVDEMTGGTFTISNGGVFGSMLSTPIINPPQSGILGMHNIVERPIAKDGAVVIAPVMYVALSYDHRIIDGRESVGFLVAVKEALEDPVELLMDGDVKKALEL
- a CDS encoding 2-oxoglutarate dehydrogenase E1 component, with protein sequence MDKYSFLNAAHTSFFAELYDRYLTSPDSVEPSWRAFFQGFDFGLESSLDDLDIATSSNGATATVNGQLVEVPQSLQKEFQVIRLIDGYRTRGHLFTKTNPVRERRKYLPTLDIENFGLAENDLDTVFDAGSIIGIGSNPLRKIIEHLERIYCDAIGVEYMYIRKPELVQWIQNWLNVNDNHPSFSSGQKKHILGKLNEAVSFESFLHTKYVGQKRFSLEGGESLIPALDVIIEKAANAGVKQFVMGMAHRGRLNVLTNIFGKSPKDVFSEFDGKDYEETIFDGDVKYHLGWTSMRETDSGKMVNMNIAPNPSHLETVNAVVEGISRAKQDSSHQENISEVLPILVHGDAAFAAQGVVYEVIQMAQLDGYHTGGTIHIVVNNQIGFTTNYLDARSSTYCTDVGKVTLSPVMHINADDAEAVVHAAIFALEYRMRFKRDVFLDMLGYRKYGHNEGDEPKFTQPLLYKSISKHPNPRDIYAQKLMDQGIIDENYVKTLEKEYKKQLEEDLMDSRKVEKTRITPFMQDEWEGFKRVTEKPMLADIDTSYDLKKLNEVAESITKLPEEKKFLRKLVRLVESRHKMYFEDNKLDWAMGELLAYASLIEEGFDVRMTGQDVERGTFSHRHAVIKTEMHEEEVILLNEMGKNQNGTFHIYNSLLSEYAVMGFDYGYAMASPKTLTIWEAQFGDFSNGAQIVIDQYLSAAEDKWKLQNGLVLLLPHGYEGQGAEHSSARMERYLQLCAKDNMYVADVTTPANMFHLLRRQMKADFRKPLVVLTPKSLLRHPKVVSTKEDLAKGSFQEIIDDSLVKADKVRSLVFCTGKFYYDLLAKRDELGREDVALVRLEQLFPLPTEKIGAIIKKYKNAEEVVWAQEEPRNMGAWGHLLMHLDEAKNFRVASRRFYGAPAAGSAVRSQRRHAQVIDYVFDKTKDNFAIRK
- a CDS encoding alpha-ketoglutarate decarboxylase; the encoded protein is MTAFSPKAILGMYILSLFSITVISAQQNQSDFWSRVRLGGGFGLGFGNNTFNLQVAPSGIYQANDHFATGVGLQLNYSKFGDDTFLAYGASFMNFYNPVRPIQLSAELEQWRVNLSSDGVTGVAVDDNYWLTALFLGIGYTNGNVTFGIRYDVLYDDERSIYVDPLMPFIRVYF
- the galE gene encoding UDP-glucose 4-epimerase GalE, whose protein sequence is MKILVTGGLGFIGSHTVVELQNEGFEVIIIDNLSNSSKEVLNGIESITGKEPIFEQMDLRDKQKVRDFFSEYDDIAGVIHFAASKAVGESVEKPLLYYENNLGTLVYLLQELVKKGRANFIFSSSCTVYGQADELPITENAPVKAAESPYGNTKQIGEEIISDTCKVNPQLAAIALRYFNPIGAHPSAEIGELPIGVPQNLVPFITQTGVGLREQLSVFGDDYPTPDGTCIRDYIHVVDVAKAHVVALQRLLEEKNEENFEVFNLGTGQGSSVLEVIQSFERVAGKKLNNKVVARRPGDVIQAYADTKKANEVLGWKALSTLDDAMASAWKWEQKIRK
- a CDS encoding DegT/DnrJ/EryC1/StrS family aminotransferase; translation: MRKIQMVDLKGQYEGIKDQINSSISNVLDSSAFINGPDVHAFQKELENYLGVKHVIPCANGTDALQICMMGLGLQPGDEVITADFTFAATVEVIALLNLTPVLVDVDPDTFNIDVKAVERAITPKTKAIVPVHLFGQCADMDALMDLAKKHNLFVIEDNAQAIGAAHISKNGEKQKAGTIGHVASTSFFPSKNLGCYGDGGAIFTNDDDLANIIRGIVNHGMYVRYHHDVVGVNSRLDSIQAAVLRAKLPRLDEYNQERRNAAQKYDTAFGDQKHIIRPKTVNDCDGICDTCDCHVFHQYTLRITNGKRDALVQHLNDNGVPCGVYYPIPLHKQKAYADERYNEDDFKVTNQLVQEVISLPMHTELDDEQIDFITDLVIKFVND